A window of Fibrobacter sp. contains these coding sequences:
- the dtd gene encoding D-aminoacyl-tRNA deacylase, with protein sequence MKFLIQRVTEAAVDIAGETVGKIGKGYLVLIGVGEGDTREIADRFIRKMLALRIFADENGKTNLSINDVGGSLLLVSQFTLYADCHKGNRPTFNGAGNPALANELYEYIIAECKKEIAVVETGRFGADMKVSLVNDGPFTIMLD encoded by the coding sequence ATGAAGTTTTTGATTCAGCGCGTGACGGAGGCTGCGGTCGATATCGCGGGCGAGACCGTCGGTAAAATCGGGAAGGGCTACTTGGTGTTGATTGGAGTGGGGGAAGGCGATACGCGCGAAATCGCCGACCGCTTCATAAGGAAAATGCTTGCGTTGCGTATCTTTGCCGACGAAAATGGCAAGACGAACCTCTCCATCAACGATGTGGGCGGATCGCTCCTGCTGGTCTCTCAGTTCACGCTGTACGCGGATTGCCACAAGGGTAACCGCCCGACGTTCAACGGAGCGGGGAACCCTGCGCTTGCGAACGAATTGTACGAATACATCATCGCCGAATGCAAAAAGGAAATCGCCGTCGTGGAAACGGGCCGTTTTGGCGCCGACATGAAGGTGAGCCTCGTGAACGACGGCCCCTTCACCATAATGCTCGATTGA
- a CDS encoding asparaginase, translating to MAKKRIVVLTTGGTIAGVGESGKDTGYVSGQVPGADLVASVPELAEYADVSVEEVCNINSDDITDRIWIALANRVKELQEDESVDGIVITHGTDTMDETAYFLSLAVKCEKPVIFTGSMKPSTAKNPDGPANLLGAVRVAAGFAVDDDPPENSVWVYFAGSLFDARNVQKCSASALDAMGVDAAGDGSDLNAPREKNFFDVSKLECLPRVNVVYFSVDANPKVLEYAACVSDGLVIAGAGSGEFSKAWAEKLEAIDIPVVIASRTNHGNVTLNETLAPGRICAGTLAPQKAAVLLRLCLTVSENPRVIKKFFANA from the coding sequence ATGGCGAAAAAGAGAATTGTGGTGCTGACTACCGGCGGGACGATTGCCGGCGTGGGCGAGAGCGGCAAGGACACGGGATACGTTTCCGGTCAGGTCCCGGGCGCAGATCTCGTGGCATCGGTGCCCGAACTTGCGGAATATGCCGACGTTTCGGTGGAAGAGGTCTGCAACATCAATTCCGACGACATTACGGACCGCATATGGATTGCGCTTGCGAACCGCGTGAAGGAATTGCAGGAAGACGAATCGGTGGACGGCATCGTGATAACGCACGGTACCGACACGATGGACGAGACCGCGTACTTTTTGAGCCTTGCGGTGAAGTGCGAAAAGCCCGTCATCTTTACGGGATCGATGAAACCTTCCACCGCGAAAAATCCGGACGGGCCTGCGAACCTGCTGGGCGCCGTGCGCGTGGCCGCGGGTTTTGCCGTAGATGACGACCCGCCCGAAAACTCCGTGTGGGTCTATTTTGCGGGAAGCCTTTTCGATGCGCGAAACGTGCAGAAGTGCAGTGCCAGCGCGCTCGATGCCATGGGGGTCGATGCGGCGGGCGATGGCTCGGACTTGAACGCCCCGAGGGAGAAGAACTTCTTCGACGTTTCGAAACTGGAATGCCTCCCGCGGGTGAACGTGGTGTATTTCTCCGTGGATGCGAACCCGAAGGTGCTGGAATATGCCGCATGCGTGTCCGACGGCCTCGTGATTGCGGGGGCGGGCTCGGGCGAGTTCAGCAAGGCGTGGGCGGAAAAACTTGAGGCCATCGATATCCCGGTGGTCATTGCCAGCCGGACGAACCACGGGAACGTCACGCTCAACGAAACGCTTGCTCCCGGGCGGATTTGTGCGGGCACGCTAGCCCCGCAGAAGGCGGCAGTACTTTTGCGATTGTGCCTGACGGTTTCGGAAAACCCGAGGGTCATCAAGAAGTTCTTTGCGAATGCCTGA
- the asd gene encoding archaetidylserine decarboxylase (Phosphatidylserine decarboxylase is synthesized as a single chain precursor. Generation of the pyruvoyl active site from a Ser is coupled to cleavage of a Gly-Ser bond between the larger (beta) and smaller (alpha chains). It is an integral membrane protein.), which produces MNTPFYVFMKLLPKNAASRVFGAFVRLRIPLVSKIARNAFAAYYKLDMDESEFPLKHYRSIGELFIRRLKPGMRPVADSEIVSPVDGVLSQTGVFDEKQELIQAKGKTYTLKDLLRDEEMAMRFEGGVFATIYLAPFNYHRIHSPVKGELVDAAYCPGTLWPVNAGSVERVEGLFCINERLTSRIRLEDGSEILVVKVGATNVGRIGVVYSKDLLTNAGMLPRNCKRLDWKPSEKFTFEKGSELGRFEMGSTVILVADKKIRERHPDLFKSRLGKAVKVGEAL; this is translated from the coding sequence ATGAACACACCGTTTTACGTTTTTATGAAACTCCTGCCGAAGAATGCGGCTAGCCGTGTTTTCGGCGCTTTCGTGCGTCTTCGCATTCCCCTCGTCTCGAAAATTGCGCGCAACGCCTTTGCCGCCTATTACAAGCTCGATATGGACGAGTCGGAATTCCCGCTCAAGCATTACCGCAGCATCGGCGAACTCTTTATCCGCAGGCTCAAGCCCGGCATGCGCCCTGTTGCCGATTCCGAAATCGTGAGCCCGGTCGACGGCGTGCTTTCGCAGACGGGCGTTTTCGACGAGAAGCAGGAACTCATCCAGGCGAAGGGAAAGACTTATACGCTCAAGGATTTGCTCCGCGACGAAGAAATGGCGATGCGTTTTGAAGGCGGCGTTTTCGCGACGATTTACCTCGCTCCGTTCAATTACCACCGCATCCACAGCCCGGTCAAGGGCGAACTCGTGGATGCCGCTTACTGCCCGGGAACCCTCTGGCCGGTGAACGCGGGCAGCGTGGAACGCGTCGAAGGGCTTTTCTGCATTAACGAGCGCCTCACGAGCCGCATCCGTCTGGAAGACGGTTCCGAAATTCTGGTCGTGAAGGTCGGTGCCACCAATGTCGGGCGCATCGGTGTCGTGTACAGCAAGGATCTCCTCACGAATGCGGGCATGCTCCCCAGGAATTGCAAGCGCCTCGACTGGAAGCCTTCCGAAAAATTCACGTTCGAGAAGGGCAGCGAACTCGGACGCTTCGAGATGGGCAGCACCGTGATTCTCGTCGCCGACAAGAAGATTCGCGAACGCCATCCGGACTTGTTCAAGAGCCGCCTCGGCAAAGCCGTGAAGGTGGGCGAGGCCCTGTAG